GCTCCTCTCCACAGAATATTACATCTTCCAATCGCCTCTCAATCTTCTTACTTTGACTAGAGTACACACAATCTCTTCACCCGACTCAGTAACATTGATTAGATATAGCTGATGTCCCAGCACTGAACTTTGTGGTATTCCACCAGCTCTGACTACCAATGCCAAAATGACCCAGTTATCTCAACTCTGTTTTCTGTTAGTTAACAGCTCCCCTATTCATACAAAAATTTACGCATAACCTTATATGCTCTTGTACAGTAACCTTCTATGTGGCATCTAACTGAATACCTTCTGGAAATTACTGTTTCAATTTTATTCACAAAGTTTGTGACCTCCTCTAATAACTCTCGCAGTTTTACCTTTGAGAACCAATGTTGACTCTGCTTGATTTGTTTCATTGTGTAGTAATGGTTTACACTCTTTCCATTTCACAGGTTGACCTGAGTAATGTTTACGGAGAAACGTTGGATCGACAGCATCAGTTGAGACTGTTTACAGATGGAAAGCTCAAGTATCAGGTGGGTTTTAGCCTGTGTTTGTTACAGCATATTGTTATAGGACCATCGTACCTGCCTGTTCAGTGTCTGTGTACTTTTAGTGTTTTTGTTTTGGAGTATTTGGATGCAGCTCAAGAGAAATTTTAACGAATGTGCAATATTTCCTGCAGATTGTAAATGGAGACGTCTATCCTCCCACCGTCAAAGATGCACCTGTAAAGATGATCTACCCTCCTCATGTCCCAGAACACTTGCAGTTTGCAGTGGGACAGGAATTCTTTGGCCTGGTCCCAGGTTTGATGATGTATGCAACAATCTGGTTGCGGGAACATAACCGAGTCTGCGATGTTTTAAAAGTGGAGCATCCTGAATGGGACGATGAACGGCTTTTCCAGACTACCAGACTGATATTAATTGGTAAGTGCACTTGTCATGCTCAACCTACCCCCAGAAAAGCTTTGTGCATGGGCTAAACATTATAAAGGCTATCAATGGATGTCCCAGAGTGGAGgtgggggaaaagggggaaatgCTATATAATATTTGTTCTATTTGAACTAAATAAAGTTTCTTGGTGAAAACGCTGTTTTTAAATAAATACTCAAACTATTTTATTGACTCTGACAGGAGAGACGATCAAAATTGTGATTGAGGATTACGTGCAGCATCTGAGTGGTTATCACTTCAAGTTGAAATTTGACCCAGAGTTGCTCTTCAACCAGCAGTTCCAATATAGTAACCGGATTGCATCTGAGTTTAACACTCTCTATCACTGGCACCCCTTGATGCCTGATACCTTCAATATCGAGGACAGAGAGTACAGCTACAACCAATTCCTCTTCAATAACTCAGTGCTGCTGCAGCATGGTATCCCCAACATGGTGGCTTCATTCACTAAGCAAATTGCTGGCAGGGTAAGATTCAGCTTATTTTCAGTCTGCTTCATAATGGTGTAAAAATCAGGAATTAATTTCTTTGCAATGCTGCGTATCTAATGGATGTGTGATTAAAATTAATGATGAATGGCTTTGTTGCATCATTTAAACTCTCTAGATCAGTGGTCATAGCGACTTTACCAAATGTTCCTTTGTTAGAAAGAATGGTCAgttataattaaaataaaatatttgcatAATTAAACAGTGAAATCACTGAGTTCATGACTTGCAAATTAATTATCCTGGTCTTCCTATAGGTTGCTGGAGGCAGAAATCTGAATGCAGCATTGATGTACGTGGCTATTTCCACCATTAAACATAGTCGACAGATGCGATACAAATCTCTGAATGAGTACAGAAAACGCTTTTCATTAAAGCCCTATGGATCTTTTGAAGAGCTCACAGGTAAGACCCGTACATTGAAGTTCATTGATATTTTGTACTATTCAAGACATTTAGCTGTAGGAAAAATGGGAGATTGTGAAAGTAAGGATATGCTTTCACTCTGAAATTCAGCCCAGATTCGGGTTGAAAATATCCCGGCTATTGAGCAGATGGCTCTTACATAGACCATTATCAAGCAATTTTATCTCATTTTATATTTATGACCATAACCCTGTACTATTTAGTTCTGAATAGGCTGTATTTTATCGGATGACTATTAAAGGAAATGTAAATATTAATACTGCAATAAGGCTTGGTCTTAAAATTGGGAGATAAATTATATTGTTGGAGTTTCCATTTGCTACTCCTGCTATATCTTAGAATTACAATTGGAAAGATATTCCACCGTCACTGTTGACATCACCTTTATTGTAGATGAAGCAAAATTCAGTTAAGAAGACAATTGTTTGGAGTAATGTGTATCGCACCTAATGCTTAATAATCTAAAGTTTATTAATGAAGGCAACGATTTGTGGTTTGTTGATTTGGGAGAGGAGTCTTTACAATTTTTGGAAGGTTGGGCCTCATTAGGAGGCTAGAACTATTTATTGTCTTTCCTCTACTCTTCCCCCTCGCTCACCTTTAATTGTGGATCAAAACAATTCTGCAGTGTATGGTACAACTATCCAGAAAGCTAGTAATTTAGAGAAAGTTATGTGATGATTAGAAAGTTGTTATTTATATTGTGAAAGAAAATTTGTGCATTTTTTCCATATGCATTAAAAGACGGTTAAGATGAATAGTATTTGTACTGTATTATAATATCttattacaatatttattacaggaGAACAGGAAATGGCAGCTGAACTGAAAGAACTCTATGGGGATATTGATGCAATGGAGATGTATCCTGGTTTGATGATAGAAAAACCAAGACCTGAAGCCATATTTGGAGAAACAATGGTCGAGCTGGGAGCTCCCTTCTCTTTGAAGGGTTTGATGGGAAATGCTATTTGTTCCCCAGAATATTGGAAACCTAGCACCTTTGGTGGCAAAGTTGGCTTTGAAATTATAAACACTGCATCACTCAGCAAATTGGTCTGCAACAATGTTAGAAGTCCATGTCCAATTGTTTCATTTAGTGTTCCTCAGTCTGTCCCGAGCAAAGCAGGCTCCATCAGCTCCACATCTCCCAGTCATGACGTTAATCCTCATGCACTCTTGAAAGAACAGTCTACAGAACTTTAAGTTTGTTTTTATTAACTCAGCATATTATTAAAATATTACCAGCATTTTGATAACGGTGCTACAATTGATCTTGGTGGGAAAAGAACTATCGGTCTGGGTTTATGCTCTTGTTTGTTTTGACTCGCTGTCATTGAATGTATTTGTCCACGAATTGGTAGAGAGAGGGTCAGGCTTACGGGTGACATCTCCATCTGCTGCGGAAGTGTTTCGCCAATACACAGTACTGAAACCCTCATATGAATAAAACCTACGTTAGTGAGTTACTGAGAGGTAACCAGTATCCTCGAAATAAGTTAATTAATCCAGGTGGAGTAAACCATTGGCACTAGAAATTGGACAAAGACAGTACAAGGTCATACATATTGTattgacatcccccccccccccccccccccccccccaatgtacaTTTATGTCCTCTTTATCCTGTTTTTATTGTGCTTTGTTGACATTTGAGACTGAGTCTCTGATATAACAAAGTATGtactattttattattttttagtgatGCTGCATTTATTAGTTATATCCTGAGAAAATAATCAAAATCATTTCAGGGGATTGTTATTTTGAGGATCTTAAGGTTTTTAGTAAGAGTAGAAGAGTGGAAGTTAAAACAATTAGATGCCCCCCCTTGTCTCTACGACTGAAACAATGGCCTGGTGCTGTTTGTTCAGTTCAATgtcaaggggtgggagattgcaaccttcacgtggtctgccctgtttcgactaatggaatcaacctggtgtgcagaatcaaataagatcaaatagaacaagttgtcctacaacttcagGCATTGCACCCCATATGCACGAAGAAGAGTCAATGTCAATGTCATTTCCATCCCTGAGTATACCCGCAGAGTTGGATGCCTGAGGATAGCATTAGATTTTCTTGTGTCACTTTCCAGAGCTGTGTAACTGATGAAAAATCACTCCCGTAGTTCATATGGGGATGTTGCCACTTTTGCATGGCCACTTCGGTATGACCGTGCTTTAACTTTACAGAGGAGGAGAATGATTAAATTAACTTCAAAGGGCTTGAAGAactatttattatttaatttttaactatttattctcttctgtttttaatttatgAATTAATTTATGAAACAAATGCAGATtatgtaaaatatatattttgagaCAATGGAACAATGGCTCTAGAATTACTGTTAATGCCTTCCAAAATGTATCATCATAACAATGAAGTGGGCAGAATTTGTATTAATTGGAAGGAAAAACAAAATTGTTGTGTTCCCCAATAATAATGGGATGGAGCTTTTTTGTAAgatagttttttttaatggtaTTTTTGCACTTTATAGATTGCATGTATGGTTTGTTTGTATAAATGACTtcgcgatttaaaaaatatatatatatttttaacaaaTGTATTGCTGCTGCGCAGCAAACATGGCCAGCAAGCCTATCGTGTTAATATACAATGGCAGAATATGCCCTCTTTGTACCAAATCACAACAAAGTGGATTACAATTTTtgtaaaaaaatgttaaattattCAGATCTTACAATTTGAGAATGATGTACTGTTAATATCTGCCAACTAGCTTGACTTGATTGAAAACTACTGTAATTAAACATTCCTCTTATGTTTTAGAACAACCTCTAACCTTTACAAAATGTTccttctgtttaaaaaaatactgTTGACATActgcactttataaatatttcgtTTTGTACTTTGGAAAAGATAAAGTGAAAGAGCAATAAAAAAAATCCAATCAAATAACAAAGTTATGTCTCTGCGTGTTTTACATGGAGTTCAAGGTTGCATAGTTTTGTCCTGTGGTTTGTTTGGCTTTGTTCTGGGACAAGGAAGAAGCATACTGGCTTGACCTAATGATTGACACCAGCTAAGATGAGTAGATGTCACAGAAATATTAATTTGTAAACCAAAAGCATCAGCTTCCATGATCCTGCTGTCCATAGAAGAGATGCTGGCAGAAGAGTGCTGAGCAGCTAATGTTGATTCTCTGTACAAAATGggggatagacaaaaagctgagaACCAAAGAGGAGCCAGCTTTACATCAGTGACGAAAAAGTTAATTATATCTAGGCTTGAATAATTAATGGGGGATCATTTTGAGAAAACAGATTGCAAACATGCATCACACATTCCACAAAGGACCAGGCATGCTTAACACGTCAATAGTTTATtttttgcatagaaacatagaaaataggtgcaggaggaggccattcgagccagcaccgccattcattgtgatcatggctgattgtccccaatcaatgcaTATAAAgataattaatacatcccgaccaaacagggtttatccccaaacggtattcattttttaatctgagaagattatttaatattatatactccaatagaatccctaacgcagagctagcaattatctcattagatgctgaaaaagcatttgaccaggtagaatggccatatttattttcggtgatggaaaaatttcaactaggagagaagtactgtacatgggttaaattgttatattctaacccaacagctagaatattaacaaacaaaatgttatcaactaaatttaatctctctagaggctgtagacaaggatgctcactatccccactattatttgctcttgcaatcgaacccctagcagaaagcgttagaaaccatccaggaatatttggatacaatactagagacacaaggaataaaatctccttatatgcagatgatatactaatatatattacaaaattagaaactagtattccaaacctattaaatctaataactcaatttggtcagttttcgggatatagaatcaattggaataaaagcgaaatcatgccaataacaaaattcaatttacatacaatacaacaatccccttttaaaatagttaaagataaatttaaatacttaggaatctatgtaactaagacatatacctctttatttaaactaaatttcccacccttactgaataaactacataagaatattcaatactggaaaacacttcccatttcaatgcttgggagaattaatgctataaaaatgatttttttaccgcaactgctgtacctacttcaattaattccgatatatatcccaaaaacgtttttcaaaaaagtcgattccattgttacaagttttgtctgggattataagaatcatagaataagtaaaaaacatttatgtaaatcaaagataaatggaggtctgtctttgccaaatttcttattttatttttgggcagtccatattaaaaacatgaatttttggctggaagaaatggaccaacaaccagattggctaatgatggaaaaggaagactgtctaccttttgaaattggaccgatcatatttgcccccacaaaactgcacaaaaaaacctataaagaaaaccccataatacatagtggaatacgaatttggaaacaaataaaaaaagatttaaaattgaataatataccactctgccttcccattgtaaataatcctttattcaaatcatcctttatggacaaaggtttcacacaatggaaaaatcatggaatcaaaaatataggacatctttatgggaaaggtacttttctttcatttcaagagttacaactgaattatggactgcactcaaataatttcttcagatatctacaaattagagattatgttaaatctaatacacaagtttacaggaatagggaatcagaaattcttgatgaatgtctgaacaagcatcctaatactgaaaaactaatagcttatatttataacaccctactaaataacgaggtaccaccgaccgaaccatatagatacaaatgggaaaatgaaataggtcatcctatcacgaaagatatgtgggacgaaagtttacaacaaatacatcaatgttcattaaatgccagacatactttaatacaattcaaggtcttacatagactacacttctctaaaataaaactaaatagaatcttcccacaaatctctcctatttgtgataaatgtctacatttagaggctaatttaacacatacgtttgcaaactgtataaaacttaaacacttctggacagatatttttgaaataacttcagaagttattaatacaaaactggacccagacacaaaattaataatacttggaatatcagaacaaagcttaacactcacaacaaaccaaagaaacttcctcaattacagtataataaccggaaaaaaattaatattaaaattttggaaaggccctacaacccccacaattaaaatgtggattacggaaatgtcggagaccctatacttagaaagaattagacttgtcttaatggacaaacaagatcttttccataaaatttgggctccattcattaactatctgaagggatagattggcacagcacgaggacccagctgaaacttgaactcaggaacagatgaaaaactatactttataacctacgaacctatctccattgatgtattacaggtaacccattccacctcccttgtttttctgttgtgttgttttttttgtttttttttgctttcttttttatttgtaactttctaccctctctttttctcgctttctataaaaaataaaaatactagaagcagaagtaattgataatggaaaattttaataatgtatgactgatgtatatgaaaagttttttttttactataatatgtaactacattttataatatgtctacttctaataaataaattaaaaaaaaataaaataaagataatTCAGTAAACTTCATATGTTTTAATAAGTCACTACCCAGAAACTTTGAGGCGAAAGGTGAAATCAAACACAAATGAATACCATTACTGTTTAACCTACCCTTTACTCAAACTCTCAGATTTAATCAGATTAGTGTAAGGAAATATGCACAAAGATGAATGATAGAGCCACTGATTTATTCTCAAATTATATTATTGGATTTAGAAGTAACTGAATATCAGAATTTGGAGTTAATATCAAATTTAGGGGTATACAAATTACTGGGGAATATCATGTTAATTCATATGGATATTGAGAAAACTTGCTGATCCAGTAGTTCTATGACAAatcaatctgaactttaataaatATGCGGTATGTTGAATCACTTATCTATAtctttatatattactaaaaatctcatcttgtttgttcccGAAACTccgcaaaacggtacacaatagcttgacaattttaggcccaccttattcaccattgtcctgtgatgtgcaTAGCcaagtttagttcagattgatgttatattttacaagttgttgacatttaaaatttaaattaacttGATACAGCGCCCCCACTTGCTGGTCGCGCttgtgcagttgggggaggcccgtcagccgcgtcacaattgaaaatggcgccgGTGACGTGGCAGTGATGCAAATGATGCCGTTTCCCCAcgtgtgcgcagtgggcccggtatccgcgcatgcgcagttgggcCCTTTGCCGATTTTCAGTTCGCCTTTTTTTTTGCGTTtacttgcctggcctcacaacggggacccaacgcCTCCACGGGTCCTCTGTTCagtttattaactttaacttaatttctgccaTCAATGGCACGATTTTGAATGCGGCAGTTGCGCCTGCTCAGTGCGGACCCATCAGCTGCGCATGCGCaatttggtggaatattgcgttgggggaatgggacccaacgggtccgtgcTTGGTACCTTTGTAAAATATGATACCCTGTAAGGGAGCAAAGGAAGACAAGCATCTAAATAATTAGAAGTAGCATTTAAGGGCTgataaaacagaaaaaaataCAAGGGAAATAATCTCAGTGATTATGAAGTTCAAACTAGTGTTATGATGTGAAACGTCAGTAGATCGGACTTGTACAAATGCAGTGTAATGGTCTCTCTCTTTACATCTATGTAATACAGACCAAAAGAATCAGTGGTGAAAATCACGAGAGAATTTACAAGCTTAGTCCAGAAATAAAAGATCGAATCCAGCAAGAAAAATGAATGGGGTTGGATCTGCTAGAAATTCTATATTGACTATTCTTACCAAAACATTCAGAATagcgaaaagcttggatagagttgatgtggagtggatgtttccattagtgggagagtctaggactagagatcatagcctcagaatcaaaaggacgttcctttaggaaggagatgaagaggaatttatttcgtcacagggtggtgaatcagtggaattcattgccacagaaggctgtggaggctaagtcaaaggatatttttacagcagagatagatagattcttgatgagtatgggtgtcaggggttaaggggagaaggcattagaatggggttaggagggagagatagatcaacaatgattgaatggtggagtagacttgatgggccgaatggcctaattcttctatcatttatgaccttattaccaaagatcatagagcgga
This sequence is a window from Amblyraja radiata isolate CabotCenter1 chromosome 10, sAmbRad1.1.pri, whole genome shotgun sequence. Protein-coding genes within it:
- the ptgs2 gene encoding prostaglandin G/H synthase 2, producing MNAVKQNRSTMSGNYGAVLAALLLLAGIISLGRAANSCCSNPCQNRGVCSTVGFEDYECDCTRTGFYGRNCSTPEFWTWVKLSLKPTPNTVHHILTHYHGVWDIVNQISFLRDRIMRYVLTSRSHLIDSPPTYNSKYNYKSWEAYANISYYTRNLPPTNEDCPTPMGVVGKKTLPDPQYLAERFLLRKTFVPDPQKTNLMFAFFAQHFTHQFFKTDESRGPEFTKGLGHGVDLSNVYGETLDRQHQLRLFTDGKLKYQIVNGDVYPPTVKDAPVKMIYPPHVPEHLQFAVGQEFFGLVPGLMMYATIWLREHNRVCDVLKVEHPEWDDERLFQTTRLILIGETIKIVIEDYVQHLSGYHFKLKFDPELLFNQQFQYSNRIASEFNTLYHWHPLMPDTFNIEDREYSYNQFLFNNSVLLQHGIPNMVASFTKQIAGRVAGGRNLNAALMYVAISTIKHSRQMRYKSLNEYRKRFSLKPYGSFEELTGEQEMAAELKELYGDIDAMEMYPGLMIEKPRPEAIFGETMVELGAPFSLKGLMGNAICSPEYWKPSTFGGKVGFEIINTASLSKLVCNNVRSPCPIVSFSVPQSVPSKAGSISSTSPSHDVNPHALLKEQSTEL